The following are encoded together in the Chiroxiphia lanceolata isolate bChiLan1 chromosome 8, bChiLan1.pri, whole genome shotgun sequence genome:
- the PWWP2B gene encoding PWWP domain-containing protein 2B, which yields MAEPQPQPRGAQGEPAGAPPRVGAWVPVLVEQMVNDTLVVTLSCGERRFTGVLLDCSKRSGLFCLPSSFPKHEDPPAGACTNGTADGGDGAQGEPEALPTAEKPPKGNGEEQVPPLLPPPPPGLPPYPPYFEGAPFPRPLWLRHTYNQWVPQPPPRTIKRTRRRLSRNRDPGRLIMSTIRLRPRQVLCEKCKNTLNPEDAAPRQNTKTRRKLSIQDKEQKKHSDSDYVEKRNKREKREDDKFSGEVHRTPVIKISYSTPQGKGEVVKIPSRVHGSVKPFCPERVLQNGAGDQEETRDSERCRETKCLMDKSAGSQLASIPKLKLTRPVHSSVDVPPPKIRLKPHRMNDGQSVSIYKAELIDEMNVLQNSRESNPGAFYNDESTDRGLAEISSGSSGEDDDFKRFPQAKDGHDNLAFLMNYRKRKADSSSLSVCSNDSLDESKSSSSEVTSPELCDFLPGDDASVSSSSKDERKIVPPLTVRLHTQSVSKCVTEDGRTVSVGDIVWGKIHGFPWWPARVLDINLSQKENGEPSWREAKVSWFGSPTTSFLSVSKLSPFSEFFKLRFNRKKKGMYRKAITEAAKAVEHLTPEIRDLLTQFET from the exons aTGGCcgagccccagccccagccccgaggGGCGCAGGGCGAGCCGGCGGGGGCGCCGCCGCGGGTGGGCGCGTGGGTGCCGGTGCTGGTGGAGCAGATGGTGAACGACACGCTGGTGGTGACGCTGAGCTGCGGCGAGCGGCGCTTCACCGGCGTGCTGCTGGACTGCTCCAAGAG GTCTGGATTGTTCTGCCTCCCATCCTCCTTCCCAAAGCACGAGGACCCTCCCGCTGGCGCCTGCACTAATGGCACTGCGGACGGCGGGGATGGTGCACAGGGTGAGCCGGAGGCACTGCCCACTGCCGAAAAGCCTCCCAAGGGGAATGGTGAGGAGCAGGTGCCCCCGCTGCTGCCACCCCCCCCGCCGGGCCTGCCCCCCTACCCACCGTATTTCGAGGGAGCCCCCTTCCCCCGGCCCCTCTGGCTGCGCCACACCTACAACCAGTGGGTCCCGCAGCCGCCACCACGGACTATAAAGAGAACGAGGAGGCGTCTGTCGAGGAACAGAGACCCAGGGAGGCTCATCATGAGCACCATCAGGCTGCGGCCCAGGCAGGTGCTCTGCGAGAAGTGCAAGAACACCCTGAACCCCGAGGACGCGGCGCCGCGGCAGAACACCAAAACCAGGAGGAAGCTGAGCATTCAGgacaaggagcagaaaaagcacAGCGACTCCGACTACGtggagaaaaggaacaaaagagagaagagggaggatGACAAGTTTTCTGGGGAGGTACATCGAACACCAGTTATAAAAATATCCTACAGTACCCCACAAGGGAAAGGTGAAGTGGTAAAAATCCCTTCTCGGGTCCATGGCTCGGTCAAACCGTTCTGTCCAGAGCGAGTATTGCAGAATGGAGCGGGGGACCAAGAGGAGACCAGGGACTCTGAACGGTGTCGAGAAACCAAATGTTTAATGGACAAGTCAGCAGGCAGCCAGCTTGCTTCCATTCCAAAACTGAAGCTCACACGGCCAGTGCATTCCAGTGTGGATGTCCCACCCCCAAAGATAAGGCTGAAGCCCCATCGCATGAACGATGGTCAGAGTGTTTCAATTTATAAGGCAGAACTGATTGATGAAATGAATGTCCTTCAGAACAGCAGGGAGTCCAATCCCGGAGCATTTTACAATGATGAATCCACTGACAGAGGTTTGGCTGAGATATCTTCAGGGAGTTCAGGTGAAGATGATGACTTTAAAAGGTTTCCCCAGGCTAAAGATGGACATGATAACTTGGCTTTCCTCATGAATTATcgcaaaagaaaagcagattctTCTAGTTTATCAGTGTGTAGCAATGACAGTCTAGACGAATCCAAGTCTTCTAGTTCAGAAGTGACATCACCAGAACTGTGTGACTTTTTGCCTGGTGATGATGCCTCCGTCTCTTCATCTTCAAAAGATGAGCGTAAAATTGTGCCGCCACTGACAGTCAGACTGCACACCCAGAGTGTGTCTAAATGTGTCACGGAAGATGGAAGGACTGTTTCAGTGGGGGATATTGTCTGGGGTAAAATTCATGGGTTTCCATGGTGGCCAGCACGCGTTCTTGACATAAACCTCAGCCAGAAGGAAAACGGGGAACCCTCGTGGCGTGAAGCTAAAGTGTCATGGTTTGGTTCTCCAACGACTTCGTTCTTATCTGTTTCAAAACTGTCTCCCTTCTCAGAATTTTTCAAACTGAGATTTAATCGCAAGAAGAAAGGGATGTACCGGAAAGCGATCACGGAAGCTGCGAAGGCAGTCGAGCACCTGACTCCAGAAATAAGAGATCTCTTAACACAGTTTGAGACATAA